A region of Streptomyces sp. NBC_01267 DNA encodes the following proteins:
- a CDS encoding alpha-ketoacid dehydrogenase subunit beta, translated as MTTVAVKPATMAQALQRAMRDAMAADPTVHVMGEDVGTLGGVFRVTDGLAEEFGEDRCTDTPLAEAGILGAAVGMAMYGLRPVVEMQFDAFAYPAFEQLVSHVSRMRNRTRGALPMPIVVRVPYGGGIGGVEHHSDSSEAYYMATPGLHVVTPSTVADAYGLLRAAIASDDPVVFLEPKRLYWSKAEWSPDAPAAVEPIGRAVVRRRGTSATLLTYGPSVSVCLEAAEAAREEGWDLEVVDLRSLVPFDDETVCASVRRTGRAVVVHESAGFGGPGGEIAARVTERCFHHLEAPVLRVAGFDIPYPPPMLERHHLPGVDRVLDAVARLQWEATS; from the coding sequence ATGACCACTGTCGCGGTGAAGCCCGCCACGATGGCGCAGGCGCTCCAGCGGGCGATGCGCGACGCGATGGCGGCGGACCCCACCGTGCATGTCATGGGGGAGGACGTCGGGACGCTGGGCGGCGTCTTCCGGGTCACCGACGGGCTCGCGGAGGAGTTCGGCGAGGACCGCTGTACGGACACCCCCCTCGCGGAGGCGGGCATCCTCGGGGCGGCTGTAGGGATGGCGATGTACGGGCTGCGGCCGGTCGTCGAGATGCAGTTCGACGCATTCGCCTATCCGGCGTTCGAGCAGCTCGTCAGCCATGTGTCGCGGATGCGCAACCGTACGCGGGGTGCGTTGCCGATGCCGATCGTGGTGCGGGTGCCCTACGGCGGCGGGATCGGCGGGGTCGAGCACCACAGCGACTCGTCCGAGGCGTACTACATGGCGACTCCGGGGCTCCATGTCGTCACGCCGTCGACGGTCGCCGATGCGTACGGGCTGCTGCGGGCCGCGATCGCGTCGGACGATCCGGTGGTGTTCCTGGAGCCGAAGCGGCTGTACTGGTCGAAGGCCGAGTGGTCACCCGACGCGCCGGCCGCCGTGGAGCCGATAGGCCGGGCCGTGGTGCGACGCAGGGGCACCAGCGCCACGCTTCTCACGTACGGTCCCTCCGTCTCCGTGTGCCTGGAGGCTGCCGAGGCGGCCCGCGAGGAGGGCTGGGACCTGGAGGTCGTGGACCTGCGCTCGCTGGTCCCGTTCGACGACGAGACGGTGTGCGCGTCGGTACGGCGTACGGGCAGGGCCGTCGTCGTCCATGAGTCGGCAGGGTTCGGCGGGCCGGGCGGGGAGATTGCCGCGCGGGTGACGGAGCGCTGCTTCCACCACCTGGAGGCGCCCGTGCTGCGGGTCGCCGGGTTCGACATCCCGTATCCGCCGCCGATGCTGGAGCGGCACCATCTGCCGGGTGTGGACCGGGTGCTCGACGCGGTCGCGCGGTTGCAGTGGGAGGCGACCAGCTGA
- the pdhA gene encoding pyruvate dehydrogenase (acetyl-transferring) E1 component subunit alpha, protein MTVQELPGATAYPAWKLRTDPAPLLPDPEPYRVLGTDAADAIGQELLLRLYDGLVHGRRFNVQATALTKQGRLAVYPSSTGQEACEVAAALVLEDRDWLFPSYRDTLAAVARGLDPVEALTLLRGDWHTGYDPREHRIAPLSTPLATQLPHAVGLAHAARLAGDDVVALAMVGDGGTSEGDFHEALNFAAVWQAPVVFLVQNNGFAISVPLAKQTAAPSLAHKAVGYGMPGRLVDGNDAAAMHEVLSDAVRRARTGGGPTLVEAVTYRMDAHTNADDATRYRADAEVEAWRAHDPIRLVERHLTGRGLLDEGRTEAAREAAETMAADLRERMNADPLLDPMDLFTQVYASPTPQLREESEQLRAELEAEDGR, encoded by the coding sequence ATGACGGTCCAAGAGCTGCCCGGTGCTACTGCCTACCCCGCATGGAAGCTCCGTACCGATCCCGCGCCGCTGCTCCCGGACCCCGAGCCGTACCGCGTGCTCGGTACGGACGCTGCCGACGCGATCGGTCAGGAGCTGCTCCTCCGGCTGTACGACGGGTTGGTGCACGGCAGGCGTTTCAACGTCCAGGCGACCGCGCTCACGAAGCAGGGCAGGCTCGCCGTCTACCCGTCCTCCACCGGGCAGGAGGCCTGCGAGGTGGCCGCCGCGCTCGTGCTGGAGGACCGGGACTGGCTCTTCCCGAGCTACCGGGACACCCTCGCCGCGGTGGCCCGCGGCCTCGACCCCGTAGAGGCGCTGACGCTGCTGCGAGGCGACTGGCACACCGGGTACGACCCGCGTGAGCACCGCATCGCCCCACTCTCCACCCCGCTCGCCACCCAGCTTCCGCACGCCGTGGGCCTGGCGCACGCCGCGCGGCTGGCCGGGGACGACGTGGTGGCACTGGCCATGGTCGGCGACGGCGGCACCAGCGAGGGCGACTTCCACGAGGCGCTGAACTTCGCCGCGGTATGGCAGGCCCCGGTGGTCTTCCTCGTCCAGAACAACGGCTTCGCGATCTCCGTACCGCTTGCCAAGCAGACCGCCGCCCCCTCCCTGGCGCACAAGGCCGTGGGGTACGGAATGCCTGGTCGGCTGGTCGACGGGAACGACGCGGCGGCGATGCACGAAGTGCTGTCCGACGCGGTCCGGCGGGCGCGGACCGGGGGCGGTCCGACGCTGGTGGAAGCGGTGACGTACCGCATGGACGCCCATACGAACGCCGACGACGCGACCCGTTACCGGGCGGACGCCGAGGTCGAAGCGTGGCGTGCGCACGACCCGATCCGGCTCGTCGAGCGGCATCTGACCGGCCGCGGGCTGCTCGACGAGGGGCGGACGGAGGCCGCGCGGGAGGCCGCCGAGACGATGGCGGCGGATCTGCGCGAGCGGATGAACGCCGATCCGCTGCTCGACCCGATGGATCTCTTCACGCAGGTCTACGCCTCGCCGACGCCCCAGCTGCGGGAAGAGTCGGAACAGCTGCGCGCCGAGCTGGAAGCGGAGGACGGACGATGA
- a CDS encoding Lrp/AsnC family transcriptional regulator — translation MTERWGQVPAEQMADEGDRPPARPIDAIDRDILQFLQKDGRASIRSVADRVHVSRANAYARINRLIDDGVIRGFSARVDHERAGQGSSAYITLKIVQNSWRTVRKQLTELPGTAHIALVSGDFDVLLLVHSANNRALRELVLTRIQAIPEVLSTRTLLVFEETDLDPAKPTDTSGPPGPAGGPPPLPRP, via the coding sequence ATGACGGAAAGGTGGGGGCAGGTGCCAGCTGAACAAATGGCCGACGAGGGCGACCGCCCTCCGGCCCGCCCGATCGACGCCATCGACCGGGACATCCTGCAGTTCCTGCAGAAGGACGGCCGCGCCTCGATACGGTCCGTGGCCGATCGCGTCCATGTCTCTCGCGCCAACGCGTACGCCCGTATCAACCGGCTCATCGACGACGGCGTGATCCGCGGGTTCAGCGCCAGGGTCGATCACGAACGCGCGGGCCAGGGCTCCTCCGCGTACATCACGCTCAAAATCGTCCAGAACTCCTGGCGCACGGTCCGCAAGCAGCTCACGGAGCTGCCGGGCACCGCCCACATCGCGCTGGTCAGCGGCGATTTCGACGTACTCCTGCTCGTGCACAGCGCGAACAACAGAGCGCTGCGCGAGCTGGTCCTGACCAGGATCCAGGCGATCCCCGAGGTGCTGTCGACACGGACGCTGCTGGTGTTCGAGGAGACCGATCTCGATCCGGCGAAACCCACGGACACCTCCGGCCCGCCCGGTCCTGCGGGCGGGCCGCCCCCACTGCCCAGGCCCTGA
- a CDS encoding TetR/AcrR family transcriptional regulator, translating into MSTPKRDTYTPETLLTVAVRVFNERGYDGTSMEHLSRAAGISKSSIYHHVAGKEELLRRAVSRAIDGLFGVLEEPGAARGRAIQRVEYVTRRTVEVLTAELPYVTLLLRVRGNTKTERWAMERRREFDQRVADLLKAAVSEGDLRSDVDIRLATRLLFGMINSLVEWYRPAQGTGPDAEQLAEAVVQLAFEGLRVGPAR; encoded by the coding sequence ATGAGCACACCCAAGCGGGACACCTACACACCGGAGACCCTGCTGACGGTCGCGGTGCGCGTCTTCAACGAGCGCGGCTACGACGGCACGTCCATGGAGCATCTCTCCAGGGCCGCGGGGATCTCCAAGTCCTCGATCTACCACCATGTGGCCGGTAAGGAGGAGCTGTTGCGGCGGGCGGTCAGCCGCGCGATAGACGGGCTCTTCGGCGTACTGGAGGAGCCGGGGGCGGCGCGGGGGCGCGCGATCCAGCGGGTGGAGTACGTCACGCGCCGTACCGTCGAGGTGCTCACGGCCGAACTGCCTTACGTGACGCTGCTGCTCCGGGTGCGCGGCAACACGAAGACCGAGCGCTGGGCGATGGAGCGGCGCCGTGAATTCGACCAGCGGGTCGCCGATCTGCTCAAGGCGGCGGTGTCCGAGGGCGATCTCCGTTCCGACGTGGACATCAGGCTCGCGACCCGGCTGCTCTTCGGGATGATCAATTCGCTGGTCGAGTGGTACCGCCCGGCGCAGGGGACAGGTCCCGACGCGGAGCAGCTGGCCGAGGCGGTCGTACAGCTCGCGTTCGAAGGTCTGCGGGTGGGGCCGGCCCGCTGA
- a CDS encoding 3-hydroxyacyl-CoA dehydrogenase, whose translation MTATAHTAALSQSRTVAVVGTGTMGQGIAQVALVAGHPVRLYDAVPGRAEQAAEAIAARLDRLVEKGRMDEAQREAAGARLRPVAELADLADAALVVEAILEQLPVKQELFAALEEFVADDCLLATNTSSLSVTAVAGPLKHPGRFVGMHFFNPAPLLPLVEIVSGFATDESSATRAWATAAAWGKTPVRCADTPGFVVNRLARPFYAEAFAVHEERGADPATIDAVLRESGGFRMGPFELTDLIGQDVNEAVTRSVWESFFQDPKFRPSLAQRRLVESGRHGRKSGRGWYAYGEGAVRPEPHTAPATEPPAGITVEGDLGPAGELVAMFREAGIAVREEDEDGGSRILLPSGGQLVLADGQTSAEFRDVVYFDLALDYRAATRVALSASEVTGWETLRQSIGLFQRLGKKVSVIGDVPGMIVARTVAMMVDLAADALAKGVASAQDIDTAMRLGVNYPLGPVEWGRKLGRAWAHELLDELHARVPSGRYAPSLALYRQSYVHQEKGGTA comes from the coding sequence ATGACCGCCACCGCACACACGGCCGCCCTGTCGCAGAGCCGCACCGTCGCAGTCGTCGGCACCGGCACGATGGGTCAGGGCATCGCGCAGGTCGCCCTGGTCGCAGGGCATCCTGTGCGTCTCTACGACGCTGTTCCGGGCCGCGCGGAGCAGGCCGCCGAAGCCATCGCCGCGCGGCTGGACCGGCTGGTCGAGAAGGGGCGCATGGACGAGGCGCAGCGCGAAGCGGCCGGCGCCCGGCTGCGCCCGGTGGCGGAGCTTGCCGACCTCGCCGACGCCGCGCTGGTCGTCGAGGCGATCCTTGAACAACTTCCCGTCAAACAGGAGCTCTTCGCAGCTCTGGAAGAGTTCGTGGCCGACGACTGTCTGCTCGCGACCAACACCTCTTCCCTCTCGGTCACCGCCGTCGCGGGCCCCCTGAAGCACCCCGGCCGCTTCGTGGGGATGCATTTCTTCAACCCGGCGCCGCTGCTCCCGCTCGTGGAGATCGTCAGCGGTTTCGCGACCGACGAATCGAGCGCCACGCGCGCGTGGGCGACAGCCGCCGCCTGGGGCAAGACCCCGGTGCGCTGCGCCGACACCCCTGGTTTCGTCGTCAACCGCCTGGCCCGCCCCTTCTACGCCGAGGCCTTCGCCGTGCACGAGGAGCGGGGCGCCGACCCGGCCACCATCGACGCGGTCCTCAGGGAGTCCGGAGGTTTCCGGATGGGCCCCTTCGAGCTGACCGATTTGATCGGCCAGGACGTCAACGAGGCGGTCACCCGATCGGTCTGGGAGTCGTTCTTCCAGGACCCCAAGTTCCGGCCGTCGCTGGCGCAGCGCCGCCTGGTCGAGTCCGGCAGGCACGGGCGCAAGAGCGGCCGGGGCTGGTACGCGTACGGGGAGGGCGCCGTACGTCCCGAGCCGCACACCGCCCCGGCCACCGAGCCCCCGGCCGGTATCACCGTGGAGGGCGACCTCGGACCGGCCGGGGAGCTGGTCGCGATGTTCCGCGAGGCCGGAATCGCTGTGCGTGAGGAGGACGAGGACGGCGGGAGCCGGATTCTGCTGCCCAGCGGCGGTCAGCTGGTGCTGGCCGACGGCCAGACGTCCGCCGAGTTCCGCGATGTCGTCTACTTCGACCTGGCACTGGACTACCGGGCGGCGACGAGGGTCGCGCTGTCCGCGTCCGAGGTCACCGGATGGGAGACCCTGAGGCAGTCGATCGGCCTTTTCCAGCGCCTCGGTAAGAAGGTCAGCGTCATCGGTGACGTCCCGGGCATGATCGTCGCCCGCACCGTGGCGATGATGGTGGATCTGGCCGCCGACGCCCTGGCCAAGGGGGTCGCGTCCGCGCAGGACATCGACACGGCGATGCGACTGGGGGTCAACTACCCGCTGGGTCCGGTCGAGTGGGGCCGCAAGCTCGGCCGCGCCTGGGCGCACGAGCTGCTGGACGAGCTCCACGCGCGCGTGCCGAGCGGGCGCTATGCGCCGTCGCTGGCTCTGTACCGGCAGTCGTACGTCCATCAGGAGAAGGGCGGGACAGCCTGA
- the paaN gene encoding phenylacetic acid degradation protein PaaN: MQLTELSQTHRPTLDQALDAIRTRAYWSPHPEHPKAYAGDGKAAFDALLGKRLDLGQPGTDDWTGGEVSPYGIELDISYPHPDLDVLLPAMSAATGSWRAAGPEARAMVCLEILARISARTPEFAQAVMHTSGQAFMMAFQAGGPHAQDRGLEAVAYAFAEQVRTPSAADWSKPQGKRDPLELRKTFTAVGRGISLLIGCNTFPTWNGYPGLFASLATGNPVLVKPHPRAVLPLALTVQVAREVLSEAGFDPNLVALAAERPGEGIAKSLAVRPEIRIIDYTGSTAFGDWLEANARQAQVYTEKAGVNTVVVDSTDNYKGMLSNLAFSLSLYSGQMCTTPQNLLIPADGIATDAGHKTYDEVVSDLAAAVAGLLGDDARANALLGALVNPDVKARLDAAAGLGEVALASQEIVNPDFPDAVVRTPAIVKLDGARKYWDGADADAAYLSECFGPVSFAVAVDSTEAALDLLRRTVRDKGAMTVGAYTTSAEVEHAVEEVCLEECAQLSLNLTGGVYVNQTAAFSDFHGSGGNPAANAALCDGAFVANRFRTVEVRRQA; encoded by the coding sequence ATGCAGCTGACCGAGCTGTCCCAGACCCACCGGCCCACGCTCGACCAGGCCCTCGACGCGATCCGTACGCGTGCGTACTGGTCCCCGCACCCCGAGCACCCCAAGGCCTATGCCGGTGACGGCAAGGCCGCATTCGACGCGTTGCTCGGCAAGCGCCTCGACCTGGGCCAGCCGGGCACCGACGACTGGACCGGCGGCGAAGTCTCGCCGTACGGAATCGAGTTGGACATCAGCTATCCGCACCCGGACCTGGACGTCCTGCTGCCCGCGATGAGCGCCGCGACAGGCTCCTGGCGCGCGGCAGGACCCGAGGCCAGAGCCATGGTCTGTCTGGAGATCCTGGCGCGGATCAGCGCCCGCACGCCCGAGTTCGCGCAAGCGGTGATGCACACCAGCGGCCAGGCCTTCATGATGGCGTTCCAGGCCGGTGGCCCGCATGCCCAGGACCGCGGCCTGGAGGCCGTGGCCTATGCCTTTGCCGAGCAGGTCAGGACACCGTCGGCCGCCGACTGGTCCAAGCCGCAGGGGAAGCGCGATCCGCTGGAGCTGCGGAAGACCTTCACCGCGGTCGGTCGCGGCATCTCACTGCTGATCGGCTGCAACACCTTCCCCACCTGGAACGGCTACCCCGGCCTGTTCGCCTCCCTGGCGACCGGAAACCCGGTCCTCGTCAAACCGCACCCGCGTGCGGTCCTGCCGCTCGCGCTCACGGTCCAGGTGGCCCGCGAGGTCCTCTCCGAGGCCGGCTTCGACCCGAATCTGGTCGCCCTGGCCGCCGAACGGCCGGGGGAGGGAATCGCCAAGTCCCTTGCCGTACGGCCGGAGATCAGGATCATCGACTACACCGGATCGACCGCCTTCGGCGACTGGCTGGAGGCCAACGCCCGCCAGGCACAGGTCTACACGGAGAAGGCCGGGGTCAACACGGTCGTCGTCGACTCCACCGACAACTACAAGGGCATGCTCTCCAACCTGGCCTTCTCGCTCTCCCTCTACAGCGGCCAGATGTGCACCACCCCGCAGAACCTGCTGATCCCGGCGGACGGCATCGCCACGGACGCCGGGCACAAGACGTACGACGAGGTCGTCAGCGATCTCGCGGCAGCAGTGGCCGGACTCCTCGGCGACGACGCCCGTGCCAACGCGCTGCTGGGCGCACTGGTCAATCCGGATGTGAAGGCGCGCCTGGACGCGGCGGCCGGACTGGGCGAAGTGGCCTTGGCATCACAGGAGATCGTCAACCCCGACTTCCCGGACGCGGTGGTGCGTACGCCCGCGATCGTCAAGCTGGACGGCGCCCGGAAGTACTGGGACGGGGCGGACGCCGATGCCGCCTATCTGTCGGAGTGCTTCGGCCCGGTCTCGTTCGCGGTGGCCGTCGACTCCACCGAGGCCGCCCTCGATCTGCTCCGCCGCACGGTCCGCGACAAGGGAGCGATGACCGTCGGCGCCTACACCACCTCGGCCGAGGTGGAGCACGCCGTCGAGGAGGTCTGCCTGGAGGAGTGCGCCCAGCTGTCGCTGAATCTGACCGGCGGGGTCTACGTCAATCAGACCGCGGCGTTCTCGGACTTCCACGGCTCGGGCGGCAACCCGGCGGCGAACGCGGCGCTGTGCGACGGGGCGTTCGTGGCGAACAGGTTCCGGACAGTGGAGGTACGCAGGCAGGCGTAG
- a CDS encoding TrmH family RNA methyltransferase: MTSEISPEEPVPYEEPVRPQEPAQYDEGFTAEVGVGPHPLPWPEGEWYDPELLAGGDRRNVVDAYRYWTREAIVADLDTRRHDFHVAVENWGHDFNIGSVVRTANAFLAKEIHIVGRRRWNRRGAMVTDRYQHVRHHPDTESLTAWASAENLPIIGIDNLPGAVPLERTELPRRCVLLFGQEGPGLTEEARRHVSVVCSIAQFGSTRSINAGAAAAIAMHAWVQRYAEIG, from the coding sequence GTGACCAGCGAGATCTCCCCCGAAGAACCGGTTCCGTACGAGGAGCCGGTGCGGCCCCAAGAGCCCGCGCAGTACGACGAGGGCTTCACGGCCGAGGTCGGCGTCGGGCCGCACCCACTGCCCTGGCCGGAGGGCGAGTGGTACGACCCGGAGCTGCTGGCCGGTGGGGACCGGCGCAATGTGGTCGACGCCTACCGGTACTGGACGCGTGAGGCGATCGTCGCGGACCTGGACACCCGGCGCCACGATTTCCATGTGGCGGTCGAGAACTGGGGTCACGATTTCAATATCGGTTCAGTCGTCCGCACCGCCAACGCCTTCCTGGCCAAGGAGATCCACATCGTGGGGCGCCGACGCTGGAACCGGCGCGGTGCGATGGTGACCGACCGCTACCAGCATGTGCGGCACCACCCGGACACCGAGTCGCTGACGGCGTGGGCATCCGCAGAGAACCTGCCGATCATCGGGATCGACAACCTTCCGGGAGCGGTGCCGCTGGAGCGGACCGAGCTGCCGCGGCGGTGTGTGCTGCTGTTCGGGCAGGAGGGACCGGGGCTGACGGAGGAGGCACGGAGGCACGTGTCGGTGGTCTGCTCGATCGCGCAGTTCGGCTCGACGAGGTCGATCAACGCGGGCGCAGCCGCAGCGATCGCCATGCACGCCTGGGTCCAGCGGTACGCCGAGATCGGCTGA
- a CDS encoding HTTM domain-containing protein codes for MDGRPSGPYGGRPVSSAVSNKIAGGIQRITSASLGRYQTAVVRIGFSGTWLLFLLRELPHRRELYGPHAPWDWGMAKQLIDGNHAFTLLMWSDSTLWFELVYAVAVLSSLLLLLGWHTRVASVLFMIGVLSLQNRSIFVGDGGDNVIHIMATYLVLTRCSQVWSLDARRAARAAGKAADGADSDRTLPGAPDRVGPLLWVVLGAALAAATLLGKLSGGWQLIFWGMWLVQGVWWAVCRYAPGEPRTFLDVVANLAHNATLVVIMAEVCLIYSTAGWYKIQGSRWQDGTALYYPLNLHYFAPWPGLSSLLATSGVMVMVLTYGTVIVQVAFPFTLFNRRVKNLLLVAMMLEHAGIAVMLGLPFFSMAMIAADAVFLPTGFLLWLGGRAALLTSRTRAGARAGATVVGPRRTADGEQGDQPRTLVG; via the coding sequence GTGGACGGTCGTCCCAGCGGACCGTACGGAGGCCGACCGGTGAGCTCAGCAGTCAGCAACAAGATCGCGGGCGGTATCCAGCGCATCACCTCCGCCTCGCTCGGCCGCTATCAGACCGCCGTGGTCCGGATCGGTTTCTCCGGCACCTGGCTGCTCTTTCTCCTGCGGGAGCTGCCGCACCGCCGCGAGTTGTACGGGCCGCACGCCCCGTGGGACTGGGGCATGGCGAAGCAGTTGATCGACGGGAACCACGCCTTCACGCTGCTCATGTGGTCGGACTCCACCCTGTGGTTCGAGCTGGTGTACGCCGTGGCCGTCCTCTCCAGCCTGCTGCTGCTCCTGGGCTGGCACACCCGGGTCGCTTCCGTACTGTTCATGATCGGCGTGCTGTCGCTGCAGAACCGGTCGATCTTCGTGGGCGACGGCGGTGACAACGTCATCCACATCATGGCGACGTATCTGGTGCTGACGCGCTGCTCACAGGTCTGGTCGCTCGACGCGCGCCGTGCCGCGCGTGCCGCAGGGAAGGCTGCCGACGGCGCCGACTCCGACCGCACCCTGCCGGGAGCCCCGGACCGGGTGGGACCGCTGCTGTGGGTCGTGCTCGGTGCCGCGCTCGCCGCCGCCACGCTTCTCGGCAAGCTGAGCGGCGGGTGGCAACTGATCTTCTGGGGAATGTGGCTGGTCCAGGGGGTGTGGTGGGCGGTGTGCCGGTATGCCCCCGGTGAGCCCCGGACCTTCCTCGATGTCGTTGCCAACCTTGCCCACAATGCCACCCTTGTCGTGATCATGGCCGAGGTCTGTCTGATCTACTCCACCGCCGGCTGGTACAAGATCCAGGGCTCTCGCTGGCAGGACGGCACCGCCCTCTACTACCCGCTGAATCTGCACTACTTCGCGCCCTGGCCCGGTCTGTCCTCGCTGCTCGCGACCAGCGGCGTGATGGTGATGGTGCTGACGTACGGCACGGTCATCGTGCAGGTGGCCTTCCCCTTCACACTCTTCAACCGGCGCGTCAAGAACCTCCTGCTGGTCGCGATGATGCTGGAGCACGCCGGTATCGCGGTGATGCTGGGGCTGCCGTTCTTCTCCATGGCGATGATCGCCGCGGACGCGGTCTTCCTGCCGACCGGTTTCCTGCTGTGGCTGGGCGGCCGGGCGGCGTTGCTGACCTCGCGTACGAGAGCGGGTGCGCGGGCGGGTGCCACCGTGGTCGGGCCGCGGCGTACGGCCGACGGGGAGCAGGGCGATCAGCCCCGTACGCTCGTGGGGTGA
- a CDS encoding DUF5819 family protein, with protein MSSREPVQRPEARGIVALSFPYQVAAAIALGMIGVLTAVHLAMVFLHVAPSNTVSKQYGKAVDDWIYPEFEQNWKLFAPNPLQQNIAVQARAEIRTKDGGVSTTGWTDLSAEDGAALHGNILPSHVDQNELRRAWDFYTNAHPNDNQAGGLRADLSERYIRRIVVMRLGDGPKKAGSTVERIQVRSATASLKAPPWSHEKIDTGTSYRVLPWWTVVPADRTEADR; from the coding sequence GTGTCGTCACGTGAGCCGGTGCAGCGGCCCGAGGCGCGTGGCATCGTCGCGCTCTCCTTCCCGTACCAGGTGGCAGCAGCCATCGCGCTCGGGATGATCGGCGTGCTGACCGCCGTCCACCTCGCCATGGTGTTCCTGCACGTGGCGCCCTCGAACACGGTGAGCAAGCAGTACGGCAAAGCGGTGGACGACTGGATCTATCCCGAGTTCGAGCAGAACTGGAAGCTCTTCGCGCCCAACCCGCTCCAGCAGAACATCGCGGTCCAGGCACGTGCCGAGATCCGTACGAAGGACGGCGGTGTCAGTACCACCGGCTGGACCGACCTCTCGGCCGAGGACGGGGCCGCGCTGCACGGAAACATCCTTCCGAGCCATGTCGATCAGAACGAACTGCGGCGCGCCTGGGACTTCTACACGAACGCGCACCCCAACGACAATCAGGCGGGCGGCCTGCGGGCGGACCTCTCGGAGCGTTACATCCGCCGCATCGTGGTGATGCGACTGGGCGACGGACCGAAGAAGGCGGGTTCCACGGTGGAGCGGATACAGGTCCGGTCGGCCACTGCCTCGCTCAAGGCTCCCCCGTGGAGTCACGAGAAGATCGACACAGGCACCTCCTACCGGGTTCTGCCCTGGTGGACGGTCGTCCCAGCGGACCGTACGGAGGCCGACCGGTGA
- the paaA gene encoding 1,2-phenylacetyl-CoA epoxidase subunit PaaA translates to MATVAYGTDGAPQTPAAPREATASQAAFDAAVASDERIEPRDWMPDAYRASLVRQMAQHAHSEIIGMQPEANWITRAPSLRRKAILMAKVQDEAGHGLYLYSAAETLGTGREELLDKLHSGRQKYSSIFNYPTLTWADVGAVGWLVDGAAITNQVPLCRCSYGPYARAMVRVCKEESFHQRQGFELLLTLSRGTPEQHAMAQDAVDRWWWPSLMMFGPPDDQSAHSAQSMAWKIKRHSNDELRQRFVDICVPQAETLGLTLPDPDLRWNAERGQHDFGAIDWTEFKEILKGNGPCNEQRITQRRRAHEEGAWVREAATAYAAKDHARHGAPGKARA, encoded by the coding sequence ATGGCGACAGTGGCGTACGGGACGGACGGGGCACCACAGACCCCGGCGGCCCCAAGGGAAGCAACGGCGTCTCAGGCCGCATTCGACGCTGCGGTGGCGTCGGACGAGCGGATCGAGCCGCGCGACTGGATGCCGGACGCCTACCGCGCCTCACTCGTCCGCCAGATGGCGCAGCACGCACACTCGGAAATCATCGGGATGCAGCCCGAGGCGAACTGGATCACCCGCGCACCCTCTCTGCGCCGCAAAGCGATCCTGATGGCGAAGGTCCAGGACGAAGCGGGACACGGCCTCTACCTCTACAGCGCGGCCGAGACCCTGGGCACGGGCCGTGAGGAGTTGCTCGACAAGCTCCACTCGGGCCGCCAGAAGTACTCATCGATCTTCAACTACCCCACGCTGACCTGGGCGGACGTCGGCGCTGTCGGATGGCTGGTGGACGGCGCCGCCATCACCAACCAGGTGCCGCTCTGCCGCTGCTCCTACGGCCCTTACGCCCGCGCCATGGTCCGTGTCTGCAAGGAGGAGTCCTTCCATCAGCGCCAGGGCTTCGAGCTGCTGCTCACCCTCAGCCGTGGCACACCGGAGCAGCACGCGATGGCACAGGACGCCGTCGACCGCTGGTGGTGGCCGTCGCTGATGATGTTCGGTCCGCCCGACGACCAGTCGGCGCATTCCGCCCAGTCCATGGCCTGGAAGATCAAGCGGCACTCCAACGACGAGCTGCGCCAGCGATTCGTGGACATATGCGTCCCACAGGCCGAGACGCTGGGGCTGACGCTCCCCGACCCGGATCTGCGGTGGAACGCGGAACGTGGGCAGCATGACTTCGGCGCCATCGACTGGACCGAGTTCAAGGAAATCCTCAAGGGCAACGGGCCCTGCAACGAACAGCGGATCACCCAGCGGCGCCGGGCCCACGAAGAGGGCGCCTGGGTCAGGGAGGCGGCGACCGCGTACGCCGCGAAGGACCACGCACGCCACGGAGCACCAGGGAAGGCACGCGCATGA
- the paaB gene encoding 1,2-phenylacetyl-CoA epoxidase subunit PaaB, with protein MTAASESATGAGDWPLWEVFVRSRRGLSHTHAGSLHAPDAEMALHNARDLYTRRNEGVSIWVVPSTAVTASSPDEKDSFFEPAGDKPYRHPTFYKIPEGVRHL; from the coding sequence ATGACCGCCGCATCCGAGAGCGCCACGGGCGCTGGGGACTGGCCGCTGTGGGAGGTGTTCGTACGCTCACGCCGCGGGCTGTCCCACACCCACGCCGGGAGCCTGCATGCCCCGGACGCGGAGATGGCCCTGCACAACGCCCGCGATCTCTACACCCGCCGGAACGAGGGCGTCTCGATCTGGGTGGTCCCCTCGACCGCAGTCACCGCCTCCTCGCCGGACGAGAAGGACTCCTTCTTCGAGCCCGCCGGCGACAAGCCCTACCGCCACCCCACGTTCTACAAGATCCCGGAAGGGGTGCGGCACCTGTGA